Proteins encoded together in one Apis cerana isolate GH-2021 linkage group LG4, AcerK_1.0, whole genome shotgun sequence window:
- the LOC108000068 gene encoding large ribosomal subunit protein uL30, which yields MRISLPSGRMAVPKKESEPAAKKLPAVPESVLKRRKTREAVRAARLQISIKQRANRYKKRKAIFKRAEKYVKEYRTKERDEIRLMRQAKNRGNYYIPGEARLAFVIRIRGVNQVAPKVRKVLQLFRLKQINNGVFVKLNKATINMLRIVEPYITWGYPNLKSVRELIYKRGFAKINRQRIPITSNSIIEKKLGRSGIICIEDLIHEIFTVGPKFKFASNFLWPFKLNTPNGGWRKKTNHYVEGGDFGNREDKINELLRRMV from the exons ATGAGAATTTCTTTACCTAGTGGAAGAATGGCGGTTCC gaagaaagaaagtgaGCCTGCAGCAAAAAAGCTACCGGCAGTGCCGGAATCAGttcttaaaagaagaaaaactcgTGAAGCAGTACGAGCTGCACGTCTTCAAATATCGATTAAg caaCGTGCAAATCGTTATAAGAAAAGGAAAGCAATCTTCAAAAGAgctgaaaaatatgtaaaagaatATAGGACAAAAGAAAGAGATGAAATCAGATTAATGAGACAAGCTAAAAATCgtggtaattattatatacctgGAGAAGCACGTCTTGCATTTGTTATTCGTATTCGGGG TGTAAATCAAGTTGCTCCTAAAGTACGTAAAGTACTTCAATTATTCCGTCTCAAGCAAATTAATAATGGTGTATTTGTGAAACTAAATAAAGCAACAATCAACATGCTTCGTATTGTTGAACCTTATATTACATGGGGATatccaaatttaaaatcagttAGAGAATTGATCTATAAGAGAGGATTTGCTAAAATAAATAGACAACGTATTCCTATCACAAGTAACTCCATCATTGAAAAGAAACTTG gACGCTCTGGTATTATTTGCATAGAAGACTTAATCCATGAAATATTCACAGTTGGaccaaaattcaaatttgcaaGTAATTTCCTATGGCCATTCaag ctCAACACACCTAATGGAGGTTGGCGTAAGAAGACTAACCACTATGTCGAAGGTGGTGATTTTGGTAATCGTGAAGATAAAATCAATGAACTTCTCAGGAGAAtggtttaa